A single genomic interval of Perca fluviatilis chromosome 19, GENO_Pfluv_1.0, whole genome shotgun sequence harbors:
- the LOC120548353 gene encoding uncharacterized protein C6orf118-like isoform X1, producing the protein MSSSCKPKPGCFRSDIQRLLLAAEAGQKADILTYSSGHLGPRCLNQSQPHRETKQSFWRMSQSLEETPNPLTPQLTQTKALVYVMKKEMKECPPEFSTGTALVESEVLRSRQDQATHCSSHSDKREDVSLPKIVYCSANSLPVQPRAFSQKKSNSLSDPEGKQHFDQEGLNNDGQLKTKQRFGRKVTAKQDLWAGRHVAEMHERKLQKELSRLSVHSWPSRDRLAVFSDVFDDVCEGSPVFGRILREIKTDYDLYVNHLMASQASLHDTSLDTSLKDLGNGKVRQMELEDAEKEVCRLEQEARRALEENKRVRNESQNVPAIIGPEDSDMKNTYLSGLQDSCTNNLQSKRLQVLNMWREIQQLEEEIKEKLVSSVTITATEGRIKDLKKEIMRLIASNDCLKTTNKDLENDINMVLDREKASRALRRMLWDKIHCDLQTESKLLNQQVNQRIIP; encoded by the exons ATGTCCAGCAGCTGTAAGCCAAAGCCCGGGTGCTTTAGGAGCGACATCCAAAgactgctgctggctgctgaaGCTGGTCAGAAGGCTGATATCCTGACCTACTCCTCAGGTCATCTGGGGCCACGCTGCCTGAACCAGAGTCAGCCTCACAGGGAGACAAAGCAGTCTTTCTGGAGGATGTCTCAGAGCCTAGAAGAAACCCCAAACCCTCTGACACCCCAGCTGACACAGACAAAGGCTTTGGTCTATGTAATgaagaaagaaatgaaagagTGTCCCCCTGAGTTCTCCACTGGCACTGCTTTAGTAGAGTCTGAAGTCTTAAGGTCAAGACAAGATCAGGCTACTCATTGCTCATCCCATTCAGACAAAAGAGAAGATGTGAGTCTGCCAAAGATAGTTTACTGTTCCGCAAACTCTCTGCCAGTCCAGCCTAGAGCCTTCTCCCAGAAAAAGTCTAACTCTTTATCTGATCCTGAGGGGAAACAGCATTTTGACCAGGAAGGCCTGAATAATGACGGCCAGCTAAAGACGAAACAACGATTTGGCAGGAAAGTCACAGCCAAGCAGGACCTCTGGGCTGGAAGACATGTTGCTGAAATGCATGAGAGGAAACTACAAAAG GAGCTGAGTAGGTTGTCAGTGCACAGCTGGCCCAGCAGAGACCGCCTTGCGGTGTTCAGTGACGTCTTTGATGATGTATGTGAAGGCTCGCCAGTATTTGGACGCATCCTGAGGGAAATTAAG ACCGATTATGATTTGTATGTCAACCACTTGATGGCTTCCCAAGCATCACTACATGACACG TCGCTGGATACTTCACTCAAAGATCTTGGCAATGGCAAAGTAAGGCAAATGGAGTTGGAAGATGCTGAAAAAGAGGTTTGCAGGCTGGAGCAGGAGGCCAGAAGAGCTCTAGAGGAGAATAAACG agTCCGAAATGAGTCGCAGAATGTTCCAGCTATCATAGGCCCAGAGGACAGTGATATGAAGA ATACATATCTGTCCGGGCTGCAGGACAGCTGCACCAACAATCTCCAATCCAAGAGGCTTCAGGTGTTGAACATGTGGAGGGAGATCCAACAGCTGGAGGAAGAGATTAAGGAGAAGCTGGTGTCCTCTGTCACAATCACTGCTACTGAAGGACGCATCAAAGACCTAAAG AAAGAGATAATGAGACTGATAGCCTCAAATGACTGTCTGAAGACCACAAACAAG GATCTGGAAAACGACATCAACATGGTGCTggacagagagaaagcaagCAGGGCATTAAGACG GATGTTATGGGACAAAATACATTGTGATCTACAAACAGAGAGTAAATTGCTTAATCAGCAAGTAAACCAGAGGATCATTCCTTGA
- the LOC120548353 gene encoding uncharacterized protein C6orf118-like isoform X2, with protein sequence MSSSCKPKPGCFRSDIQRLLLAAEAGQKADILTYSSGHLGPRCLNQSQPHRETKQSFWRMSQSLEETPNPLTPQLTQTKALVYVMKKEMKECPPEFSTGTALVESEVLRSRQDQATHCSSHSDKREDHFDQEGLNNDGQLKTKQRFGRKVTAKQDLWAGRHVAEMHERKLQKELSRLSVHSWPSRDRLAVFSDVFDDVCEGSPVFGRILREIKTDYDLYVNHLMASQASLHDTSLDTSLKDLGNGKVRQMELEDAEKEVCRLEQEARRALEENKRVRNESQNVPAIIGPEDSDMKNTYLSGLQDSCTNNLQSKRLQVLNMWREIQQLEEEIKEKLVSSVTITATEGRIKDLKKEIMRLIASNDCLKTTNKDLENDINMVLDREKASRALRRMLWDKIHCDLQTESKLLNQQVNQRIIP encoded by the exons ATGTCCAGCAGCTGTAAGCCAAAGCCCGGGTGCTTTAGGAGCGACATCCAAAgactgctgctggctgctgaaGCTGGTCAGAAGGCTGATATCCTGACCTACTCCTCAGGTCATCTGGGGCCACGCTGCCTGAACCAGAGTCAGCCTCACAGGGAGACAAAGCAGTCTTTCTGGAGGATGTCTCAGAGCCTAGAAGAAACCCCAAACCCTCTGACACCCCAGCTGACACAGACAAAGGCTTTGGTCTATGTAATgaagaaagaaatgaaagagTGTCCCCCTGAGTTCTCCACTGGCACTGCTTTAGTAGAGTCTGAAGTCTTAAGGTCAAGACAAGATCAGGCTACTCATTGCTCATCCCATTCAGACAAAAGAGAAGAT CATTTTGACCAGGAAGGCCTGAATAATGACGGCCAGCTAAAGACGAAACAACGATTTGGCAGGAAAGTCACAGCCAAGCAGGACCTCTGGGCTGGAAGACATGTTGCTGAAATGCATGAGAGGAAACTACAAAAG GAGCTGAGTAGGTTGTCAGTGCACAGCTGGCCCAGCAGAGACCGCCTTGCGGTGTTCAGTGACGTCTTTGATGATGTATGTGAAGGCTCGCCAGTATTTGGACGCATCCTGAGGGAAATTAAG ACCGATTATGATTTGTATGTCAACCACTTGATGGCTTCCCAAGCATCACTACATGACACG TCGCTGGATACTTCACTCAAAGATCTTGGCAATGGCAAAGTAAGGCAAATGGAGTTGGAAGATGCTGAAAAAGAGGTTTGCAGGCTGGAGCAGGAGGCCAGAAGAGCTCTAGAGGAGAATAAACG agTCCGAAATGAGTCGCAGAATGTTCCAGCTATCATAGGCCCAGAGGACAGTGATATGAAGA ATACATATCTGTCCGGGCTGCAGGACAGCTGCACCAACAATCTCCAATCCAAGAGGCTTCAGGTGTTGAACATGTGGAGGGAGATCCAACAGCTGGAGGAAGAGATTAAGGAGAAGCTGGTGTCCTCTGTCACAATCACTGCTACTGAAGGACGCATCAAAGACCTAAAG AAAGAGATAATGAGACTGATAGCCTCAAATGACTGTCTGAAGACCACAAACAAG GATCTGGAAAACGACATCAACATGGTGCTggacagagagaaagcaagCAGGGCATTAAGACG GATGTTATGGGACAAAATACATTGTGATCTACAAACAGAGAGTAAATTGCTTAATCAGCAAGTAAACCAGAGGATCATTCCTTGA
- the pla2g12b gene encoding group XIIB secretory phospholipase A2-like protein isoform X1 — protein MLLRTAVLLLLCVCTGMCATLGHYQTQAKEEEEVPAVHSAAVTDGVLAATSVDAAEEAGDPADTQVDDSPAVEESAANSIFGDNLMAKILAVDNPAADKPAVDVPVADVATAGEPETDSDRPAGDASIVEALTGEAVTQEQPSSEAEENDIRPVETHQSLNEPLAHEDDNSWSINSIRNSFQSVHGYFDSLVELVGGHNGVCQYRCRYGKPPQPRPGYQLPEPNGCSSSLVGFQVNAALDLGIPAMTECCNQLDICYDTCGTSKYDCDSEFRLCLHGICSDLKKSLGFVSKVQACDSMADALHSTVGTLGCRPYMNSQRAACVCEGEERDEL, from the exons ATGCTGCTTCGGACTGCGGTTCTGCTGCTCCTCTGTGTGTGCACAGGCATGTGTGCCACTTTAGGCCACTACCAGACTCAAGccaaggaagaggaggaagtcCCTGCTGTGCACTCAGCTGCTGTTACTGACGGTGTTTTAGCAGCTACCTCTGTAGATGCAGCTGAAGAAGCTGGAGATCCTGCAGATACCCAAGTAGATGATTCACCTGCAGTTGAGGAATCTGCAGCTAATTCCATTTTTGGTGACAATCTAATGGCTAAAATACTTGCAGTGGATAACCCAGCTGCTGACAAACCAGCAGTGGATGTCCCAGTAGCAGACGTTGCAACAGCCGGAGAgccagagacagacagtgatAGGCCTGCTGGAGACGCCTCTATTGTGGAAGCTCTTACTGGTGAAGCTGTCACCCAGGAGCAACCTTCTTCTGAGGCAGAGGAgaatgacattagaccagtcGAAACACACCAGTCCCTGAACGAGCCCTTGGCTCATGAAGACGACAACAGCTGGAGCATCAACTCAATTAGAAATAGTTTCCAGAGTGTGCACGGATACTTTGACTCCCTGGTGGAGCTGGTGGGGGGACACAATGGTGTGTGTCAGTACCGCTGCAGATATG GTAAACCTCCTCAACCTCGTCCCGGCTACCAGCTCCCAGAGCCCAACggctgcagctcctctctggTGGGATTCCAGGTGAATGCCGCT CTTGACCTGGGGATCCCTGCTATGACTGAGTGCTGTAACCAGCTTGACATATGCTACGACACTTGTGGCACAAGCAAGTACGACTGTGACTCAGAGTTTCGCTTGTGTCTGCATGGCATTTGCTCCGACCTTAAGAAGAGTCTGGGCTTTGTGTCGAAGGTACAAG CCTGTGATTCGATGGCGGATGCTCTCCACAGCACAGTGGGGACTCTTGGTTGCAGGCCTTACATGAACAGCCAGAGGGCAGCGTGTGTCtgtgagggagaggagagggatgaACTGTGA
- the pla2g12b gene encoding group XIIB secretory phospholipase A2-like protein isoform X2, translating into MLLRTAVLLLLCVCTGMCATLGHYQTQAKEEEEVPAVHSAAVTDGVLAATSVDAAEEAGDPADTQVDDSPAVEESAANSIFGDNLMAKILAVDNPAADKPAVDVPVADVATAGEPETDSDRPAGDASIVEALTGEAVTQEQPSSEAEENDIRPVETHQSLNEPLAHEDDNSWSINSIRNSFQSVHGYFDSLVELVGGHNGVCQYRCRYGKPPQPRPGYQLPEPNGCSSSLVGFQLDLGIPAMTECCNQLDICYDTCGTSKYDCDSEFRLCLHGICSDLKKSLGFVSKVQACDSMADALHSTVGTLGCRPYMNSQRAACVCEGEERDEL; encoded by the exons ATGCTGCTTCGGACTGCGGTTCTGCTGCTCCTCTGTGTGTGCACAGGCATGTGTGCCACTTTAGGCCACTACCAGACTCAAGccaaggaagaggaggaagtcCCTGCTGTGCACTCAGCTGCTGTTACTGACGGTGTTTTAGCAGCTACCTCTGTAGATGCAGCTGAAGAAGCTGGAGATCCTGCAGATACCCAAGTAGATGATTCACCTGCAGTTGAGGAATCTGCAGCTAATTCCATTTTTGGTGACAATCTAATGGCTAAAATACTTGCAGTGGATAACCCAGCTGCTGACAAACCAGCAGTGGATGTCCCAGTAGCAGACGTTGCAACAGCCGGAGAgccagagacagacagtgatAGGCCTGCTGGAGACGCCTCTATTGTGGAAGCTCTTACTGGTGAAGCTGTCACCCAGGAGCAACCTTCTTCTGAGGCAGAGGAgaatgacattagaccagtcGAAACACACCAGTCCCTGAACGAGCCCTTGGCTCATGAAGACGACAACAGCTGGAGCATCAACTCAATTAGAAATAGTTTCCAGAGTGTGCACGGATACTTTGACTCCCTGGTGGAGCTGGTGGGGGGACACAATGGTGTGTGTCAGTACCGCTGCAGATATG GTAAACCTCCTCAACCTCGTCCCGGCTACCAGCTCCCAGAGCCCAACggctgcagctcctctctggTGGGATTCCAG CTTGACCTGGGGATCCCTGCTATGACTGAGTGCTGTAACCAGCTTGACATATGCTACGACACTTGTGGCACAAGCAAGTACGACTGTGACTCAGAGTTTCGCTTGTGTCTGCATGGCATTTGCTCCGACCTTAAGAAGAGTCTGGGCTTTGTGTCGAAGGTACAAG CCTGTGATTCGATGGCGGATGCTCTCCACAGCACAGTGGGGACTCTTGGTTGCAGGCCTTACATGAACAGCCAGAGGGCAGCGTGTGTCtgtgagggagaggagagggatgaACTGTGA
- the oit3 gene encoding LOW QUALITY PROTEIN: oncoprotein-induced transcript 3 protein (The sequence of the model RefSeq protein was modified relative to this genomic sequence to represent the inferred CDS: inserted 1 base in 1 codon), which translates to MFWVITSLLLEVVAVAGVALDPCSAYISLNEPWRNTDYHVNQSSGVPLCDSHVSGEWYRFTGMAGDAMPTFCISENHCGTHAPIWLNGSHPQPHEGIVTLPVCASFNDNCCQWNASADVKACTGGYFVYRLPKPSVCFHVYCGHFYDICDEVDCTGPRCPQSDCHCAPGTALGPDRQTCLDVNECEKGNGGCAEVCVNTKGSRRCECGPGRVLDEDGSNCREIAGCHVNNGGCSHGCSALLDFYQCHCPRGLELGEDKRTCQVPVQCDSSSIIVSVPKDLVGGLELSLSNSSCRGVSNGTHINLSFSLKTCGTVVEVTDDKIXGLPRSSPGSSRDLIVRTSKLVLPVTCEFPREYQVSDGYQASQRSSALELAGHSEGVFPFYLELFKSAEFSEPYRTPPQLSLHDSLFFGVEPKERVEGLSALVESCFATPGPKADQALKYYLIKDGCISDETVTQYSSKDQLSKHYQVPVFKFIGKDNRQVFIHCQVLVCGAGDSHCAQRCQRRVRREVRSGEPQEQHTLSGGPIFILPEP; encoded by the exons ATGTTTTGGGTAATtaccagtctgctgctggaGGTTGTTGCGGTTGCAGGTGTAG CCCTGGACCCATGCTCTGCCTACATCAGCCTGAATGAACCCTGGAGGAACACAGACTACCACGTCAACCAGTCATCCGGTGTGCCCCTGTGTGACAGCCACGTGTCTGGAGAATGGTACCGCTTCACTGGTATGGCAGGGGATGCCATGCCCACCTTCTGCATCTCTGAGAATCACTGTGGCACCCATGCTCCCATCTGGCTCAACGGCAGCCACCCTCAACCCCACGAGGGTATCGTCACCCTGCCTGTCTGTGCCAGCTTCAATGACAACTGCTGCCAGTGGAACGCCAGTGCCGATGTAAAGGCCTGTACTGGAGGATACTTTGTCTATCGCCTGCCCAAACCCTCAGTCTGCTTCCATGTTTACTGTGGCC aTTTCTATGATATCTGTGATGAGGTGGACTGTACAGGTCCCAGATGTCCCCAGTCTGACTGTCACTGTGCACCTGGAACTGCCCTGGGACCAGACAGACAAACATGTCTGG ATGTAAATGAATGTGAGAAGGGCAACGGCGGCTgtgcagaggtgtgtgtgaaCACCAAAGGCTCCAGACGCTGTGAGTGTGGGCCGGGCCGTGTGCTGGACGAGGACGGAAGCAACTGCAGAG AGATAGCAGGCTGTCATGTTAACAATGGAGGCTGCAGCCATGGCTGCTCCGCGCTGCTGGACTTCTATCAATGCCACTGTCCCAGAGGGCTGGAGCTGGGAGAGGATAAACGCACATGTCAGG TGCCAGTCCAGTGTGATTCCAGCTCTATTATTGTGTCAGTTCCTAAGGACCTTGTAGGAGGACTGGAGCTCTCTCTGTCCAACTCGTCTTGTCGAGGTGTTTCCAATGGCACACACATCAACCTCAGCTTCAGCCTCAAAACCTGCGGCACAGTGGTGGAG GTGACAGATGATAAGA GTGGCCTCCCTAGGAGCAGCCCAGGCAGCAGCAGGGACCTGATAGTCCGCACCAGCAAGTTAGTGCTTCCAGTTACCTGTGAGTTCCCCAGGGAGTACCAAGTGTCGGACGGATACCAGGCAAGTCAGCGCAGCTCAGCACTCGAACTGGCAGGCCACAGTGAGGGAGTCTTCCCCTTCTATCTGGAGCTCTTTAAGAGCGCAGAGTTCTCGGAGCCGTACCGCACCCCACCCCAGCTCAGCCTGCACGACTCTCTGTTCTTCGGGGTGGAGCCAAAGGAAAGGGTGGAGGGCCTCTCTGCACTGGTGGAGAGCTGCTTCGCCACACCAGGACCTAAAGCTGACCAGGCCCTCAAGTATTACCTCATCAAAGACGG GTGTATCTCTGATGAAACAGTGACACAGTACTCATCAAAGGACCAGCTCTCTAAGCACTACCAGGTCCCTGTCTTCAAGTTCATTGGCAAGGACAACCGA CAAGTGTTCATCCACTGCCAGGTGTTAGTATGCGGGGCAGGAGACTCCCACTGTGCCCAGCGTTGTCAAAGACGTGTCCGCCGAGAGGTTCGGTCCGGTGAACCTCAGGAGCAGCACACATTGAGTGGAGGCCCCATCTTCATCCTGCCTGAGCCATGA